The following proteins are co-located in the Manihot esculenta cultivar AM560-2 chromosome 9, M.esculenta_v8, whole genome shotgun sequence genome:
- the LOC110622711 gene encoding putative disease resistance protein RGA3 — protein sequence MGGANGSKIVVTTRSNRVAEIMGTVSPQNLSLLPHRDCLSLFFKCAFKEYEVQQNPNLTTIGEEIVRKCKGVPLAVITLGSLLHSVTDEREWEVIRDSEIWELKQKENVILPALRLSYEHLPSYLKRCFSYCSIFPKDHVLDDIELVYLWIANGLVQSSNGNQELEDVGFRYFKELCSRCFFQVFSENFGHVKCKMHDLIHDLALSITQNECSKFLDSTKEIDKSVRHVSFPHPKSLPKDVPKSLQNLECMRTICFRNERGEGISSEVFIKTCCSRFQYLRVLDLSCSRFEELPASIGNLKHLKSLSLWMNSKIKRLPNSICKLQSLQTLHLFLCLNLQELPKDIRCMINLRFLCITTQQKYFSTGGIDCLKSLRFLYIIRCSNLEYLFEDMQGLEKLRRLVISACESLICLPQSIKCLTTLDTLCIAGCDNLELRMEEGEETQFSLQRLELRRLPKIVDFPEWLIRGSTNSLKVLEVEKCNNLRELPNCLQNMASHPEIRIIDCPELNNDPLRKPVRVNI from the coding sequence ATGGGAGGTGCTAATGGAAGTAAAATTGTAGTCACCACTCGTAGCAATCGTGTTGCTGAAATCATGGGCACAGTCTCTCCCCAAAATTTGAGTCTTCTTCCACATCGAGATTGTTTGTCTTTGTTCTTTAAATGTGCATTTAAAGAATATGAAGTGCAACAAAATCCAAATTTGACAACAATTGGGGAAGAAATAGTGAGAAAATGCAAAGGAGTTCCGCTAGCAGTCATAACTTTAGGGTCGTTGCTCCACTCTGTAACTGATGAACGTGAGTGGGAAGTGATAAGAGATAGTGAGATATGGGAATTAAAGCAGAAGGAAAATGTTATTTTGCCTGCTTTAAGATTGAGCTATGAACATTTGCCATCTTACTTAAAAAGATGCTTTTCATATTGTTCAATTTTTCCCAAAGATCATGTATTGGACGATATTGAATTGGTTTATTTGTGGATCGCAAATGGACTTGTTCAATCTTCCAATGGGAATCAAGAGTTAGAAGATGTTGGCTTTCGCTACTttaaagagttgtgttctaggTGTTTCTTCCAAGttttttctgaaaattttgGTCATGTTAAGTGTAAAATGCATGATCTAATACATGATCTAGCATTATCCATTACACAAAATGAATGCTCAAAGTTTCTCGACAGCACTAAAGAGATTGACAAGAGTGTTCGACATGTATCTTTTCCCCATCCTAAATCACTTCCGAAAGATGTTCCTAAATCCTTACAAAACTTGGAATGCATGCGGACCATTTGCTTTAGAAATGAAAGAGGAGAGGGAATAAGCAGTGAAGTGTTCATTAAGACATGTTGCTCAAGATTTCAGTACTTGAGAGTCTTGGATTTGAGTTGTTCACGCTTTGAGGAGCTGCCAGCAAGTATAGGCAATTTGAAGCATTTGAAATCTCTTAGTTTATGGATGAACTCTAAGATCAAAAGACTCCCTAATTCAATATGTAAGTTACAAAGCTTGCAGACTCTAcatctctttctctgtttgaatCTTCAAGAGTTGCCCAAAGATATAAGGTGCATGATTAATCTTAGATTTCTTTGTATTACTACACAACAAAAGTATTTTTCAACGGGTGGAATAGATTGCTTGAAGTCTCTTCGATTTCTTTACATTATTAGATGTTCCAATCTGGAATATTTGTTTGAAGACATGCAAGGTCTCGAAAAACTTCGAAGACTGGTCATCTCTGCTTGTGAAAGTTTGATCTGTTTGCCACAAAGTATAAAATGCCTAACAACATTAGATACTCTTTGTATTGCTGGTTGTGATAACCTGGAATTGAGAATGGAGGAAGGAGAAGAAACGCAATTCAGCCTCCAAAGATTAGAGTTAAGACGGTTGCCAAAAATTGTGGACTTTCCAGAATGGCTTATTCGAGGATCTACCAATAGTTTAAAAGTGTTGGAAGTTGAAAAATGCAACAACCTCAGAGAATTGCCAAATTGCCTACAGAACATGG